In the Candidatus Electrothrix sp. GW3-4 genome, one interval contains:
- a CDS encoding response regulator produces MKQQVLIVDDEPELLLSISSGFEKNDRFQITTAHNGQKALDILSKIPMDLVVTDLRMPVMDGVELLAAMTESFPKVPNIVMTAFGTPVMEQQLKKAGTMEVLEKPLDIDALEQAINRALDLHEHRNDGLAGISLANFLQIVAMEQKTAALKVAHPNGKRGYLFFTEGKLIDAIYDNFIGEEAVFEMLTWDNVRLSMKKLAPPLPEPKIQSELMSLLLEAAHRKDTAMKERPLDLVKQEFIRIQQQKKKQQSLKGESKMAGIKELLKEMAGEMDGVLAIQVTGMDGITIALHNPTGTDVEAFSAKFAMVMKLVEKSIDSLQGMGDFEENLVQSQNAWILTRFITPQYYVGIAVSRDGTLGNVRLVAQRYLDQLRKSL; encoded by the coding sequence ATGAAACAACAAGTACTCATTGTTGATGATGAGCCGGAACTGCTTCTCAGTATCAGCTCAGGTTTTGAAAAAAATGATCGTTTCCAGATAACTACCGCTCATAACGGACAGAAGGCCCTTGATATCTTATCGAAAATACCGATGGACCTTGTTGTTACCGACCTGAGAATGCCCGTCATGGACGGGGTTGAGCTGCTCGCAGCCATGACAGAATCTTTTCCCAAGGTTCCCAATATCGTCATGACAGCCTTTGGTACCCCAGTGATGGAGCAGCAGCTGAAAAAAGCAGGAACTATGGAGGTGCTTGAAAAGCCTCTTGACATTGATGCCTTGGAACAGGCGATCAACCGGGCCCTGGACCTCCATGAACATCGGAACGACGGACTGGCCGGTATTTCGCTTGCCAATTTTCTTCAAATTGTTGCTATGGAACAAAAAACAGCAGCATTGAAGGTCGCGCATCCCAATGGCAAAAGAGGGTATCTCTTTTTTACAGAGGGCAAACTCATTGATGCGATATATGATAATTTCATAGGTGAAGAAGCGGTTTTTGAAATGCTGACCTGGGATAATGTCCGGCTCAGCATGAAAAAACTTGCGCCGCCTCTCCCAGAACCCAAGATTCAGTCCGAACTCATGTCGCTTCTGCTTGAGGCCGCACACCGTAAGGATACGGCTATGAAAGAAAGACCTCTGGATTTGGTTAAGCAAGAATTCATCCGTATACAACAACAAAAGAAGAAACAACAATCACTTAAAGGAGAGAGTAAAATGGCTGGGATCAAAGAGCTGCTCAAAGAAATGGCTGGCGAAATGGACGGCGTCCTTGCAATCCAGGTAACAGGTATGGACGGCATCACAATCGCACTCCATAATCCAACAGGAACAGACGTTGAAGCATTTTCAGCAAAATTTGCTATGGTTATGAAACTTGTCGAAAAATCTATTGACTCACTGCAGGGAATGGGAGATTTTGAGGAGAATCTGGTCCAGTCACAAAACGCCTGGATACTCACCAGATTCATCACCCCTCAATATTATGTTGGAATCGCGGTAAGTCGGGACGGAACCCTGGGCAACGTTCGCCTGGTCGCCCAGCGTTATCTTGACCAGCTTCGCAAGTCATTATAA
- a CDS encoding response regulator, with product MKQVVIVDDEPELLLSIRAGFKNNGHFQLLTADNGMDALDILENNIIDLVVTDLRMPKMDGIDLLAAMTQSFPEIPSIVMTAFGTSCLEQQLKKAGTMYLLEKPLDFETLEQAINNALDFYHNRNGGPQLDIFLQLIAMEKKTVHLKVIDVDKQHGSFFFRKGYLIDAEQGDLTGDEAVLAMLEWQGFRVSMKEFRPSSIPTDEQSQLWPLLSGVPYHKEQYGDAPPLDKVRREFTRLQKKK from the coding sequence ATGAAACAAGTAGTCATTGTTGATGACGAGCCGGAACTCCTTCTCAGTATCCGTGCTGGCTTTAAAAATAATGGTCATTTCCAGCTCTTGACAGCAGATAATGGCATGGATGCACTCGATATTCTCGAAAATAATATTATCGATCTTGTCGTCACAGATCTCAGAATGCCTAAGATGGACGGAATAGACCTTCTTGCGGCCATGACTCAGTCCTTTCCAGAGATTCCCAGCATTGTTATGACTGCTTTTGGAACCTCCTGCCTGGAACAACAACTCAAAAAGGCAGGAACGATGTATCTTCTGGAAAAACCTCTAGATTTCGAAACGCTCGAACAGGCGATCAATAACGCCCTTGATTTTTATCATAATCGTAACGGAGGGCCACAGTTGGATATCTTTCTCCAGCTTATTGCGATGGAGAAAAAAACTGTTCACTTAAAGGTCATTGATGTTGATAAGCAACACGGCAGTTTCTTTTTCCGCAAAGGTTACCTCATTGATGCAGAGCAAGGGGACCTGACTGGTGATGAGGCGGTCTTGGCGATGCTGGAGTGGCAAGGGTTCAGAGTAAGCATGAAAGAATTCCGCCCCTCATCAATTCCGACTGATGAACAATCTCAGCTGTGGCCTCTCCTTTCTGGGGTGCCCTATCATAAAGAACAATATGGTGATGCTCCCCCCTTAGATAAGGTCAGACGAGAATTTACTCGACTGCAAAAAAAGAAATAA